The Haliotis asinina isolate JCU_RB_2024 chromosome 16, JCU_Hal_asi_v2, whole genome shotgun sequence DNA segment AACAAAGGCCACTgaatgtgtttacaggcacaaggtggataacgAAAGTTAAAGTGGAGAATAAATGAAACAGGTCTAACCTGATATTTCGCATTCCTTGACATAATTTACTAGCACTTGGTGTTACCACTATTAATCACAAGATAAAAACATATTGTACgaaatatcaatatatcaaaTATTGCACCAAATATTCACTGTAGGCTATGTCAGCGGTAATAGAACCTTTAAAGGCAAAAGTCATCCTGGTGGACCACTCCCATCTCATACAACATTTATCGATCAAGAGTAGAGCTTAGTATACCATGGTGTTGCATGTTTTCGGGATAATAGCgcaaaagatgatcatgaacattattgtgtatcagtagattatcaaaactgtaattctgtaaataaatatcacCTCACCCTTTATACTTTTTACCTGGCTACTTCTTGCGTGGTGATGTAAGAAACAAAGGCGAGAGGCATTTGGTGTTTGCCACAGACCGGCAATTACAGCACTTGAGTGTGAGTAGGCAGTGGTTCATGGACGGTACTTTTAAGattgtcaaaaggcagttccATCATTTATTGACTATTCATGCTTTTGTGCGGGATGGCAAGGACTTTAAGCTGGTGCCTCTTGTGTTTGATATAATGTCAAGGCGGAGGACATCTGATTATGTCAAGATTTTCAAGAATATCCTAGAGGCTCTTCCGAAGAAACCAATAGTGAAAACAATAATCTTGGATTTTGAGTTGGCTGCCTGGAAAGGTGTACGGAAGTCTCTGCCTGACATTCGTATCCGTGGGTGTTTGTTCCACATGACTCAAACAGTCTGGCGGAAATGTCAAGAACTGGGTCTACAGGTAcgttcataataataatatattaattGCATTACAACATTTATccatttcatattcatatttttcatgaataatcATATTCATATGTTTATGTACTATTTCAGGTAGGTTACATAGAGGATGACGACATCCACAAGTTTGTGAGGAAGCTAATGGCGCTCCCATTTCTTCCTGCGGCTGACGTGACAAGGTTATTCAACAGAATATCGGATAGGGTTCCAGCTAATGGGATGTTGCGCCAACTCACTGAttactttgaaagtcagtggaTCACCCACCCTATGTTCACCCCACGCACCTGGTCCGTCTTCAACATTGCAGTCAGGACAAACAACTTTGTTGAAGGTATACATTTCATtgcaaaatacatacatgtagacattattataATAAAAACTAAAGAGGAAAGTTACCGATATTCTTGAATAAcataataatacatttataGTAACAACCgtatgtatttttctgtttaggCTGGCACAGGCGGATGAATAACAAGTTGAGAGAGCAGTCGCTGGGAGTATACCGCCTCGTCCCAGAGCTATACCAGGAAGCTAAACTCCTTCCCCACCAGACCAATCTCATCCAGGAAGGACCTCTGAAGGCCTATGTACGAAAGACATCATTGGCAAGACAAGATGAGGTTTTCACACCGTGGAACCAGTTCAAGAATGGTGATCTCTCCTTGTCCCAACTCCTGACGAGATGTGTGGCAATTCATGGGCCCATCCATTGAGTTAACAAAACTGTGTctcaacggtccttttcaggaccaccaaacaacccaaaagaatgcttgataacttataataaacatcaatacattacaaacaattaaacaataaagTCAACATTATTataaagtcaatataacaatgtttgATAGATGGTGACGTTTTAGCCCATTAATCAGTAGCTGTTTTCGCCAAACGATTTTGGTGCTGTTCTGCTGTGGTGCCGTTTTAGCTATAACCCCATTTTATCTTAGAGAATGTTAATTGGGAGAATGCTAAACAGTAATTTGGCTTTTGCTAGAAGGACACCAGGGACTACTGCACTTTACCGGGTGCACGTTTTCAGATTAATTACCCCTCCATAAAAATTGGAAAAAGTACCCTGAGTTCCCCCCTGTTATTTCTTCCGTAGATTAACAGAGGTAACACTAAGTGGTTCAACCCTATATATCGTACTTAATTTGTTTGGATGTGTTTAGTTATTGTTGTAATTCCTCtggtaattgttgtgttaggttttgttaataattttagCATAGATCATTTTATAGATGTTAGTTGCGATGGGATAACGGGAACTCATACCCCATAACCCCTAAGGATCGTAAAGGTGCATACCCCTACCCCCAAAACACAAACCCTAACGATCGTAAAGGGAGCCCAAACCACAACCCTAAGGATCGTAAAGGGTGGTGGATGGCTAGTGCTGCGACCGGTAAACTGCATTCTAGCCTTCGTGGATTAATATTTCGTAAGTATTTTTCCTTTCCGTATAAAACCGGCTCTGGGCGATCAAATTTACTTTCAACTGACAAATCTATGCCCACATACCTTTATATTGATGCTGGAGGTACTTTTGAAAATCTTATATCGAAACAAACTGTGTATAATCCAACTCGTATGACATTATTTTTCCACTTCTAAAGAAACAGGAAATGATGACTACTTTATACCAGATCCGCAGTAAATATACAAATTAATTTTTACAAATGTTTCAGAATGCAGATGGAAAAAGACTTTTGTCCTTAactttgataatatttttttaaagggtATGCTATTTCAGACAATCAAGAATATCTATTAACTTACGTCACTTTATTTGCAGCGGTCCTTAAAAATGGCGGTGCCCAGAGAAATTAACAGATTGGCGTCAGAGCAGCTGGAGGTCGAATTTATATAGCGTTCCGGAAAGAATCAGCCTGTATATATCGATGACGCTTTTAATAATAATGGAAGGAAAAGTTTTTAATCAGCACTACTCAACCACAGTGACAGGGATTTCTACAGAGAGAAACGTTCAAACATTGAAGCATAGTTGAGTCTCGATTCATTTTGCCACGTTAATGAGTGAAAAAGGTACATCGTCTTTGACtggagaaaaaaacaaaacaaaaaataaaacccTTAACAGACAAGAACTTGTTCCCTTTCGTGAgtacgacgtttcgatacagctgTCAAGCGATACACGAATAGGTGTGATGTCGAAATGCCCCACCCATGAAGTAAGATAAGTTGTTTGTTATCCATGGAGTTTGTCTATATTGTGAAAACAATTTGTTTGGCAATTATTATTTTTCGCCGAAATTCGCTTGATAGtgtataaacatgtttttatcaAATAACCAATTTTTATTCGTGAACATGGTGAAGAGTGTTCTTCCTTTACATTAGTGATTGTTTGACAGCTGTCACATTTTTCAGTGGGCTTTCAGCCATTTCTCAAAATTAGTTTCAAAGGGTCTGAAACCAAATGCACTGAGCCCTAAAAATCAGGGCCAGTCTAGCATGTTGTTCTAAGTTACTGTCTCTGTTCTTGATTAAAATTTGAATGCTT contains these protein-coding regions:
- the LOC137267617 gene encoding uncharacterized protein, producing the protein MASDNLNKGERHLVFATDRQLQHLSVSRQWFMDGTFKIVKRQFHHLLTIHAFVRDGKDFKLVPLVFDIMSRRRTSDYVKIFKNILEALPKKPIVKTIILDFELAAWKGVRKSLPDIRIRGCLFHMTQTVWRKCQELGLQVGYIEDDDIHKFVRKLMALPFLPAADVTRLFNRISDRVPANGMLRQLTDYFESQWITHPMFTPRTWSVFNIAVRTNNFVEGWHRRMNNKLREQSLGVYRLVPELYQEAKLLPHQTNLIQEGPLKAYVRKTSLARQDEVFTPWNQFKNGDLSLSQLLTRCVAIHGPIH